From a single Betaproteobacteria bacterium genomic region:
- a CDS encoding DUF615 domain-containing protein, translated as MTEPPGNDDPQPVSKTRRKKDMHALQALGEALVALPSAQLAGLDLPERLADAIAQARRIPTFEARRRQMQYIGRLMREVDAEPIAQRLSLMRNERRRDNTRHHEAERWRERLLAEDSALTELAATHPGLDTQHLHTLVRNARRELARGDPPKANRALFRALRDCLGDPPAGESGGADIG; from the coding sequence GTGACCGAACCGCCCGGCAACGACGACCCCCAGCCGGTCAGCAAAACCCGCCGCAAAAAGGACATGCACGCGCTCCAGGCGCTCGGCGAAGCACTGGTCGCGCTGCCGTCCGCGCAGCTTGCGGGCCTCGATCTGCCGGAGCGGCTCGCCGATGCGATCGCCCAGGCAAGGCGGATACCGACCTTCGAAGCGCGCCGGCGGCAGATGCAATACATCGGCCGGTTGATGCGCGAGGTGGATGCCGAACCGATCGCGCAGCGCCTGTCGCTCATGCGCAACGAGCGCCGGCGCGACAACACCCGCCATCACGAAGCGGAGCGCTGGCGCGAGCGCCTGTTGGCCGAGGATTCTGCGCTCACCGAGCTTGCCGCCACCCATCCGGGGCTCGACACGCAGCATCTGCATACGCTGGTACGCAATGCGCGCCGCGAGCTCGCCCGCGGCGACCCGCCGAAAGCCAATCGTGCCTTGTTTCGGGCTTTGCGCGATTGCCTGGGCGACCCTCCCGCAGGCGAATCCGGCGGCGCCGACATCGGCTAG
- the pmbA gene encoding metalloprotease PmbA has translation MPDTRFSFTPDRFQEIVGDVLAKARARGATAAETEVSESLGQSVTVRQGEVETIEYTRDKGLALTVYIGQQRGHASSTDLSPQAISDTIDKALTIARFTAADDCAGLADEDLLARDIPDLDLYRPWGISVERSIELAQACEAAAFAVDKRITNSEGASVGTHDAHFVYGNSAGFMAGYPSSRHHISCAVIAGKDDAMQRDDWYTSARDPETLDPADRVGTIAGERTLKRLGARKIDTTQAPVLFEAPLASGLLGHFVSAASGGNLYRKSSFLVDALGKPIFSPCVTIAERPHLPRGLASTAFDEEGVATHARNVVEAGVLQGYFLGTYSGRKLGMRSTGNAGGNHNLVLEPGELDLAGMLKRMGRGLLVTELLGMGVSMVSGDYSRGAAGFWVENGTIAFPVQEVTIASNLKDMFLGIDAVGNDVMVRGSRVSGSVLIGQMTIAGD, from the coding sequence ATGCCGGACACGCGTTTCAGTTTTACCCCCGACCGCTTCCAGGAAATCGTCGGCGACGTGCTCGCCAAAGCGCGTGCGCGGGGCGCCACCGCCGCCGAGACCGAGGTGTCCGAGAGCCTCGGTCAAAGCGTGACGGTGCGCCAGGGTGAAGTCGAGACCATCGAGTACACCCGCGACAAGGGGCTTGCGCTCACGGTCTATATCGGCCAGCAGCGTGGCCACGCGAGCAGCACCGATCTGTCGCCGCAGGCGATCAGCGATACCATCGACAAGGCCCTGACCATCGCGCGCTTCACCGCCGCCGACGATTGCGCCGGCCTCGCGGACGAAGACCTGCTCGCGCGCGACATTCCGGATCTCGATCTGTATCGGCCCTGGGGCATCAGCGTCGAACGCTCGATCGAGCTCGCGCAAGCTTGCGAGGCGGCGGCTTTCGCGGTGGACAAACGCATCACCAACTCCGAAGGCGCTTCGGTGGGAACGCACGACGCGCACTTCGTCTATGGCAACTCGGCTGGGTTCATGGCCGGCTACCCGAGCTCGCGCCATCATATTTCCTGCGCCGTCATCGCTGGCAAGGACGACGCGATGCAGCGCGACGACTGGTACACCTCGGCGCGCGATCCGGAAACGCTCGATCCGGCCGATCGCGTCGGTACCATCGCCGGCGAGCGCACGCTCAAGCGGCTGGGCGCGCGCAAGATCGATACGACCCAAGCCCCGGTGCTGTTCGAGGCGCCGCTCGCGAGCGGCCTGCTCGGGCATTTCGTTTCGGCGGCGAGCGGGGGAAATCTCTACCGCAAGTCATCCTTCCTGGTCGATGCGCTGGGGAAGCCGATTTTTTCTCCCTGCGTGACGATTGCCGAGCGGCCGCATCTGCCGCGTGGGCTCGCGAGCACCGCGTTCGACGAGGAGGGCGTGGCAACCCACGCACGCAACGTGGTCGAGGCGGGCGTTCTGCAGGGCTACTTCCTCGGCACCTATTCGGGGCGCAAGCTCGGCATGCGCTCGACCGGAAACGCGGGCGGCAACCACAATCTCGTGCTCGAGCCGGGCGAGCTCGACCTCGCCGGGATGCTCAAGCGCATGGGGCGCGGGTTGCTCGTGACCGAGCTGCTCGGCATGGGCGTGAGCATGGTGAGCGGCGATTATTCGCGCGGTGCCGCCGGATTCTGGGTCGAGAACGGGACGATTGCTTTCCCCGTGCAGGAGGTGACCATCGCCTCGAACCTGAAGGACATGTTCCTCGGCATCGACGCGGTAGGCAACGACGTCATGGTGCGCGGCTCGCGCGTCAGCGGCTCGGTGCTGATCGGCCAGATGACGATCGCCGGCGATTGA
- a CDS encoding ABC transporter substrate-binding protein: MTRSHRRRAAPAVHANAEAARRQRRKFLTLAAAGLAGTAAAAPAIAQAQPSVQWRLASSFPKSLDTVFYPAELITRRIAEITDNKFQIRVFAAGEVVPALQVLDAVQSGTVEAGHTAPYYYVGKDPAFAFGTNVPFGLNARQQNAWWYEGGGREVMAELYKDYGVVEFNAGNTGAQMGGWYRKEIRTVADLKGLKMRIAGIAGQVLVKLGVVPQQIAGGEIYQALERGTIDAAEWVGPYDDEKLGFHKVARYYYYPAWWEGGPQLSLMVNAKKFAELPKSYQAAIAAVAAESNVHMLARYDVRNPDALRKLVAGGARLRPFPRAVMEACEKAAFELYGELAQKSKHWARIYPQWKKFRDDQYLWFRVAEFAFDNFAYTRPVQRPAAAKK; the protein is encoded by the coding sequence ATGACACGATCGCATCGCCGCCGTGCTGCGCCGGCCGTGCATGCCAATGCTGAAGCCGCTCGCCGGCAACGGCGCAAGTTCCTTACGCTCGCCGCCGCCGGACTCGCAGGTACCGCCGCAGCGGCGCCAGCGATCGCGCAGGCGCAGCCGAGCGTCCAATGGCGGCTCGCTTCCAGCTTCCCGAAAAGCCTGGACACCGTCTTCTATCCCGCCGAGCTGATCACCCGGCGTATCGCCGAGATCACCGACAACAAGTTCCAGATTCGCGTTTTCGCCGCCGGTGAGGTCGTGCCCGCGCTGCAAGTGCTCGACGCCGTTCAGAGCGGGACGGTGGAGGCCGGACACACTGCGCCGTACTACTACGTCGGCAAGGACCCGGCGTTCGCGTTCGGCACCAACGTGCCGTTCGGCCTGAACGCGCGCCAGCAGAACGCCTGGTGGTACGAAGGCGGCGGGCGCGAAGTGATGGCCGAGCTGTACAAGGATTACGGCGTGGTCGAGTTCAACGCCGGCAACACCGGCGCCCAGATGGGCGGCTGGTATCGCAAGGAAATTCGCACGGTCGCGGACTTGAAGGGCCTGAAGATGCGCATCGCGGGCATTGCCGGACAGGTGCTGGTGAAGCTCGGCGTGGTGCCGCAGCAGATCGCGGGGGGCGAAATCTACCAGGCGCTCGAGCGCGGCACGATCGACGCGGCCGAGTGGGTCGGCCCCTACGACGACGAGAAGCTCGGCTTCCACAAGGTCGCCCGCTATTACTATTACCCGGCCTGGTGGGAGGGCGGTCCGCAGCTCTCGCTCATGGTGAACGCGAAGAAGTTCGCCGAGCTGCCGAAGAGCTACCAGGCGGCCATCGCGGCGGTGGCGGCCGAGTCGAACGTCCATATGCTCGCGCGCTACGATGTACGCAACCCCGATGCGCTGCGCAAGCTCGTGGCGGGCGGGGCGCGGTTGCGCCCGTTCCCACGCGCGGTCATGGAAGCGTGCGAGAAGGCGGCCTTCGAGCTCTACGGCGAGCTGGCGCAGAAGAGCAAGCACTGGGCGCGCATCTATCCGCAGTGGAAGAAGTTCCGCGACGACCAGTATCTGTGGTTCCGTGTCGCCGAGTTCGCCTTCGACAATTTCGCCTATACGCGCCCGGTACAGAGACCGGCGGCCGCGAAGAAGTGA